DNA from Candidatus Nezhaarchaeota archaeon:
TTTAAGTTGAGCGAGCCGGCGATAGCGGCCCATAGCCCATAGTCGTGGGCTTCGTCAATCAGGCGGCCTAGACTCCCTGGGTCTAAGAAGCTTAGTAACGAGAGGCCGTCCTTCACCTTGGTGTCTACCATCCAGACGTCGACGTCAGCCTTTCGGGCTGCCTCGAGAACCTCCCATGGGCTCAAGCAGCCAACTCTAGCGTAGTCAGCGTACCCAGCGGCCACAACCCTAGCTTCTGAGCTTACCTCATATACAGCCTCCTTAACCTCACTGAGTAGCTTAAGCGCGGAGTCTAGGGTCCTAGGGCCGTAGACCCCGACTTTAACGTAGTCAACCCCCGCTACAATAGCTCCTAGCGCAGCTAGAGAAGCTGAGCCAGGGAGGTCTGGGAAGTCCCCTATGGCTGCGCTGACCTCAACGCTGCTCGGTAGAGCCCTCCTCACCTCCCTAATTACCTTGGGCGGGCATGCCCCAAGGGAGCCCTCGGAGGGCCTCTTAACATCGATTACGTCAGCCCCGCCGAGGAGGGCTTCGCGGGCCTCCTCTACGTCCTGGACGCTAATAAGCAGCTTCAAGCGGGCTCGCCTAAGGCCTAGGAGGATGCCCCTAAAAAACTTAGGCTACAGCGGCTTCTTCAGCCTACCTTGAGAGACCAGCCCTAAGACCGCTAGCTTACTACTTCAGCTACAGCGTACCTATTACCCATCTTAACGACTCGAACCTTTACGCGCTGCCCTGGCTTAACGCCTGGGACGAAGACTACGAAGCCTTGCACTCTCGCTATGCCATCGCCACGCCTACTTACCTCAGTGATCTCTACATTATACTCTCCACCCACAGCTACTGGCTTCCTCGCCCTCCTATCATACACCTAGGCCTCACCTCCTCTACGTGCTGGCTGGCGAAAAACGAGCGCAGCCTAGCTGCACCGTTTTTAACCAGCCGCTGAGCGGCTTGCTGGCCCTTGCTATTTAAACTTTGTCTTAGCAGAGCTCCCTGCGAGTAGGCACCTTGAGTAGAGGTAGCGGGGGCTCTCCTTAGGCACGGCTAGCCATCAGCAAGGACTCTACCTCGTCCTTAAGTCTCCACGCCCTAAGAAGGGCGGTGTCTGCGTCAAAGCTGACCGCCTTAACCACGGCGACGGGCTCCCCAGCCTCAACCCAGCCAGCTAGCGGGGTCGCTGCGTAAACACCCATGGCTGAAAGCCTCTCTCTCATAACATTAGGCAGGAAGTATAGCTTAGCGGGCGACTTAGCCTTGATAAAGGCACAGGCCGATCCTCCCTGCGCTCTAGACTTTACGAGGCTACTTAACGACCTAAGGCTCAAGGAGGCTAAGAGGGTGCCCAGGAAGCCCCTCCCTAGGACTTCTAGGAGG
Protein-coding regions in this window:
- a CDS encoding (5-formylfuran-3-yl)methyl phosphate synthase → MKLLISVQDVEEAREALLGGADVIDVKRPSEGSLGACPPKVIREVRRALPSSVEVSAAIGDFPDLPGSASLAALGAIVAGVDYVKVGVYGPRTLDSALKLLSEVKEAVYEVSSEARVVAAGYADYARVGCLSPWEVLEAARKADVDVWMVDTKVKDGLSLLSFLDPGSLGRLIDEAHDYGLWAAIAGSLNLNHLNLVKGLKADVIGFRSAACLGDRVGGRVKRELVMEIKRRLSL
- a CDS encoding TRAM domain-containing protein, whose product is MYDRRARKPVAVGGEYNVEITEVSRRGDGIARVQGFVVFVPGVKPGQRVKVRVVKMGNRYAVAEVVS